From a region of the Methanobacterium sp. genome:
- a CDS encoding amino acid-binding protein: MWEKIKHKFEKYPARMSVARKIVEYGLKVGENGKIYCGEIEINDVAIARATNVDRRSIKATVDIILQDEQLAKIFGNITPAGPLVKNVAKDLGFGIVEIEAEAENPGIIAKATDLISSNGISIRQVHAGDPEFEENPRLIIITEKPLEGNLINEFLKIEGVKRVSIY, translated from the coding sequence ATGTGGGAAAAAATTAAACATAAATTTGAAAAATACCCTGCCCGTATGAGTGTAGCACGGAAAATAGTGGAATATGGGCTTAAAGTAGGTGAAAATGGAAAGATTTACTGTGGCGAAATCGAAATAAATGATGTGGCTATTGCAAGGGCAACAAATGTAGATAGGAGAAGTATTAAGGCCACTGTAGATATTATACTTCAAGATGAACAGCTTGCAAAGATATTTGGAAATATTACGCCGGCAGGGCCTTTAGTTAAGAATGTTGCAAAGGATCTGGGTTTTGGAATAGTGGAAATAGAGGCTGAAGCTGAAAATCCTGGAATAATTGCAAAAGCAACAGATTTAATATCCAGTAATGGAATAAGCATAAGACAAGTACATGCAGGAGATCCAGAATTTGAGGAGAATCCTCGTCTTATTATCATAACAGAAAAACCACTTGAAGGAAACCTTATAAATGAATTTTTAAAAATTGAAGGTGTAAAAAGGGTTTCTATTTATTAG